CAAAGAAGGCAAGGATCATGGCCGGCCTCTCTTTATTGACCAAAAAAAGGGACAGTACTAGTTTGCACATCATGCTTGGCGAGACATGCTAAAATTGGAGAAATGAAACCAGAAGTCAACAACCAGTTAAAGCATTTGCCAACTCAGAAACAGAGCAAACGTCATTTCCAAGAATTGTCACATAGATCTATCATGATGCAACAACACCGGACAAGTAGAATTTGGTGAAGGTAGTGTTACCTACTGAGGTATACTTTGTAAATACCTTCCCAAAAAAAGGGACTCAATTTGAACAGATGGGATGTTAAGTGGACGCAGAGTAAATATATTCTTCTTAAAAAATCCAAGGTCAAGATAATGGATGGATATGTACTTAGTGCCTTCAATAAAGAATCACATACATCTCAAGAGAATATGTTGATGCAACATAAATGATGCGTCTCTCGAGAAAAATTTAGTCTTGACTTTGATACAAAGTAATTACACACAAATCCATGTGAACACAAGATGTAATAGGCAATCAAAATGCAGAATTTAAAGGGAGATCAAATCTGCAATGCCCCGAAATACAAAGTGCTATTAGCTTcgtaaaaataagaattcatTTCCACGGAATAAGAGAGCTTCATCAGAGCATCCAAATACAAGAGAAATACTGAGACAAAGTAATCTTTGATGAAAACAACAAATGGCAAGAAGCATCGCCTTTAGGTAATAGGTATTACAAATCACAGGATCAGGACTAGAAACGACCAATTTTGATCAATGAGTAAAATTACATCATCGGTTTTCAATCCTAAGCAAAGAGGTTGTTTCACTCACGTTATTACTGCTCGTTATCTGCTTTTGATGGTTCTTTGATCTCATCGGTTCCATCATCCTGAAGAAAAAAGTCAACAAGAGATGGATTAGCCAAACTATCACAAAAGATATACAAAAAAATCCAATTAACAAGAGAACAGAAGAATTTTCACCTGCATATCCGAGGTCCACAAAGTGAGGTTATCACGCAGAAGTTGCATAATCAAAGTGCTATCCTTGTAGGACTCCTCTCCAAGGGTGTCAAGCTCCGCAATTGCCTCATCAAAGGCCTTTGACACAACCATACAAACCATAAACATCATTGAATAGACCCAAACAtctaaaaaaattccaaaattacCCTGGATGCTCATTTGGTAAACAAGAGATACAATAAATATGGTACCTGTTTGGCGAGGTTACAAGCACGATCAGGAGAATTCAAAATCTCATAGTAAAACACTGAGAAATTGAGAGCTAGCCCCAATCGGATTGGATGTGTAGGGGCCAATTCGCCATTAGCAATATCCTGAAAACGGGAGAGACGTCAGCTTCATGCTTCGCCTAAATACTACATTGTTCACCACAGAAAACTTTTATTTCCTTTGACGACGAATTCTAATGGATTTTAGTTACTCTTCTCAATAAAAATTGTGCCTTGCAGTACTTCTTTATGCAATTTCCAAATTTGAGAGACAGAGATCATTGACATTCTTTCAAGAGCAAAAATCATATGAGATTTTTCTCCAACATTTCCAAAACAGATAAAGAATAAAAGTCTTAACCAAACGAAAAACATACCTGAGCAGACTTGTAGGCAGCAAGAGTATTCTCAGCAGCTTCTTTTCTCTCGGTTCCGGTTTTGAACTCAGCCAAGTACCGGTAATAATCTCCCTTCATTTTCAAATAGAAAACCTTTGAGTCTCCGGTAGCAGCCGAGCCGATGAGTTTTGAATCAAGCAACTTGAGGATACCGTTACAGATCGAAGTCAGCTCATTCTCGATCTGAGATCTGTATTTCTTAATGGAGGCAACGTGGTCTTCGTTACCACGACTCTCCTCTTTCTGCTCAATCGATGAAATTATACGCCACGATGCTCTCCTAGCTCCGATCACGTTTTTGTATGCGACGGAGAGAAGGTTGCGTTCCTCGACGGTTAGTTCCTCGCCGTCCAAGGCGGCGACGACCTTCTCCATGAATTCTACCATCTCCTCATAGCGTTCAGCTTGCTCAGCAAGCTTTGCCATGTATACGTTCTCTTCACGTGGAGACGCCATTGTTGGTTCTATGTgctagagagagaaagagagggttttagagagagaaagttGAGAATATGAAATGAGCGGTTTTGGAAACTCCACTTTCCATTTTGGTTTTATTAGTCTGCATATATGGGCCGGGCTGCTGATTAGCTTGGCCCATCTTTATGGACTGGGCTGTTTGTCTCCTTTGGGCCTTCTAACTGGACCAATAAAACTAGAACTAGTGAGCTTCACATTAACTTAAACATGCCTTTTTTTAACTTGACCTCAGCTTCCTTTAATTTTGGTGTGTACAATTAGAcgcttaaatatatataaaattaaaaaattagacACACAGtcatatataacataatacaaatCAGTTAATCCTACTCATTATGGCAAAGTGTTCCGCTATCTATTTTTGCTTTGACTCGAAGGATGAGCAAGTGTATCTCACACAAACTGACTGATAAAACTAGAACTGGTGAGCTTCAAATggaaggtgattacattactcACACTTTTAAGAAATAGCACCAATAAGCTGCTTTGAGTACTCTTGtttaaaatatatacattttagttgttgttgctTCTTCAGACCTTTAGTTTAGCAAAAGCTTAATTTCATATTCGAAGGTCGAAGTATGAAAAATCAAAACTCTAATTCaaataaatgtatttgaagttttattatGCCGAAGATTAAATTCAAATATCTgttgtaaaataaattaattcagcAAAATAAAGCggagaaaataaaaagggaGAAAGAAGAACAGAAGAGAGAAAGAGTGAAAACTGTCGTGTATATGTATCAATATGATTCTGTATGTCACCAATTCTTCACATTTTGCCTATATTTATAGGCATAGAAAGAAGTAAATaccaagtgggcaagttgcccactttgAGTGGGGACCACTTGGGACTAAGACATCCATCATatccaccataatttaacaCTCTCCCTCGGATGTCTAAAAAAAATCTAGTGAGAGAATAATATATACGGATTTATTCTGAACACCCATAGACGATGTGTctcattaaaatcttactaATAAAAACCAGTGGGAAAAAgtctagtgaagaaaaaagagtacatatatctggtaatacgccttgagtgttgcctcattaaaaaccttaacaggaaaatccagtgggacaaaaccttggttaaagaaaaaagagtgcagcgcatattttactccccctgatgaaatcttcatttggtattttgaagacgacgcattccaaccttacatcttaatttctcaaaagttgatgttggtaatgcctttgtgaataaatctgcaagattatcacttgaacgaacttgttgtacatcaatatcaccattcttctagagatcatgtgtgaagaataattttggtgaaatatgttttgttctgtctctttttatgaagccacctttcaattgagctatgcacgctgcattgtcttcgaatataattgtgggtactttaacattattttgcaggctgcatctttctttgatgaattatatcattgatctcaaccacacacattctttacttgcttcatgaattgctattattttagcatgatttgaagaagtagcaacaatagactgtttTGCAGATCgacatgatatagcagttcctccatGTGTAAATAGATATCCTGTTTGAGATCGAGTTTTATGtgagtctgataaataacctgcatctgcataaccaataaggtccgCACTACCTCCGTCTGTTAAAACAaattcatatcaatagtaccctttaggtatcaaaaaatatgcttgataccatttcaatgccttcgcgttggggatgaactatatcttaccagcaaattaacagaaaatgttatatcgggtctggttgcgttagcaagatacataagtgctccaatagcactgagatatggtacttcaggaccaagaagttcttcatcctcttctggaggtcgaaatggatctttttccaTTTCAAGTGAtagaacaaccattggagtacttaatggatgtgctttgtccatgtaaaatctttttaagattttctcagtgtaggcagattgatggataAAAACTCCGTCTgttaaatgttcaatttgcagacctagacaaaggtctttcattttaaattctttctttagttattcaattgccttttggacctcttcaggggttccaatgaaatttatgttatcaacataaatggcgagtataacaaactccaATTTCGTTTTCTttataaaaacacatggacaaataacattaTTTATGTAGCCtttatttattaagtactcactaaggcgattataccacatacgccctgattgtttcataccatataatgatctttgcaattttattgagtacattttCCAAGACTTATTACAtgtttcaggcaattttaatccttttaggattttcatgtaaatttcattatctagtgaaccataaaggtaaccTGTAACTAAattcattagatgtatttcaagatttttatataCAGCTAtactgatgagatatcaaaatgttattccatccataaccggtgaatatgtttcttcatagttgaccccagGTATTTGAGAGAATCATTGTGCAATAAGGCATGCTTTAtatcttataatttcatttctctcattttatttttgtacaaaaactcatttatagccaactggttttacacattcaggggtttggactataggtccaaaaacctcacgtttagcaagtgaatCTAATTCTGATTAAATTGCCTTtttccattctggccaatcacatctacgtcgacattcttcgatggatttaggctcaagactttcactatcttgcatgatgttaattgcaacattatatgtaaaaatattattcaccATAAGTTTTGATCGATCtagatttatctcatcaccggtagaacttattgaaagttcttcattcacttgagtcgcGGATTCattgatttcttcaggaatatctgGAGTACTCAAATTTTGACCTTCTTCATgaggttcttgtgtagtatcattTTGGTTATTTCTCacacttctctttctaggatttttatcctttgatctcaatggtctaccacgcttttggcgtgtttgggattcagaagctatgatatttgtagatggtccttttgggacatcaattcggataggcGCATTCACTGCAGaaatatgtgacttagttatccgtttcaaatcagtaaatgtaTCTAGCATTTGATTTACTATtttttgtaagtggatgatcttctggacctcctgctcacatgtgtaggtacgtggatcaaaatgtgatagtgatgaaattttccatgcaatttcttttttttcgggttcctttttctctccccctaatggccgaaaaagtatttcatcaaactgACAATTTataaatcgagcagtgaataagtctccagtcaacggttcaagatatcaaattatggagggtgaaTCAAATCCaatatatatgcccaaccttcgttgagggcccatttttgtacgttgtggtggtgttacaggcacgtatactgcacaaccaaaaattagTAGATGAGTTATATTcagctcatgaccaaatactaattgtgacagaaaagatttattataatgtgtcggtctgaggcGTACAAATACtgttgcatgtaagatagcatgaccccaaacaataattgacaattttattttcattagtagagctcttgctatcaattgtaggctctttataaatgactctggaaagccattttgagtatgaacatgagtagtaggatgttcaatttttatcccaattgataaggaataatcattaaaagcttggcagagtccatgtcagttactaaacacatcaatactttgaatactcttttttcgcaacttacaataatgggttgcaaaatagaagggactgaacgtgcgaagcttctacttcaaagtttgcctgactcgtatgatcaactcatcatcaacctggcGAACAATATAAacagtctagtttttgatgaaattgcagccgctgtcttgaaagaagaaaatcatcgcaaaaataaggaagacagacaagtaAGTTCGCAACAAGCtaaagctttgatgatggtgagagaaagaccaacggaacgtggccctagtgggagtcacaatcatggcatatctcaatcaagaagtaagaagaatatcaagtactataactgtggcaagaaaggtcacttcaagaaagattatcggttcaaaaagaaaagtgaACATCCTGAGCTATCAAATGCttaagggaatgttgcatgtacctcggatgatggcgatattttatatagagaggcaatatcaaataatgaaggcagaaaatattTTGCTGATGTCTATATCATGGACAGAGAaacaacatggcacatgacttcctaGAGAGAATGGTTTCATCAATATAATCCCATCTTAGGAGGGTCTATGttcataaaaaattatcataatttggatgttattggtattgactccatcaaaataaagatgtatgatgacACGGTACACACCAttcaggaggtacgacatgtaaaagacttgaggaagaatctattatctttgggacaactagatgataatggattttgatataagactcatggtggagtcatgaaaatatccaaaggagcgcttgtagtattgaaagcagaaaaacttgctgcaaatctatatatgcttaaagGTAAAACACActaagaaggagaagcatcaatcgcgtcagcaagttcatttgaagaatcaacgatgatatggcatcacaaacttggccatatgtcggaataaggtttgaagattcttgctgagcaaaagcttcttcccGGGcccaaaaaggtttcactacccttttgtgagcattgtgttatcaataagcaaaatagactaaagtttagcagttcctttgctaaaagcaaaaaaatattagatctggtccactttgatgtctggcaagcaccggtagagtccctaggaggagcgaaatatttcgtgtTATTCATCGATAATTACTCTAGGAGAAGTTGGGtatatccaatcaagagaaaggcagAGTTTTTCCagtttcaaaaaattcaaagcgcgggtgaaacttgaatttgagaaaaagatcaagtgtttgaggataGATAAtagaggagaatacactggtgatgaatttaataacttctgtaaataagaaggtattaaatggcagttcacggtggcatatactccataacaaaatagagtagcagagcggatgaacagaatcTTGTTGGaatggacaagagctatgttggcaactgtagggttggaaaaaccattctaggcagaagcagtcaaaaccacttgttatgtgatcaatcggttaccatcaaccgcaattgatctgaaaataccaatggagatgtggacaagaaaaccagctgattattctctcttacatatattcggaagtcctgcttatgttatgtacaacacccaaaaaaattgaaattggatcaaaaatccagggaatgcattttaTTAGGGTATGTTGAtagagtcaaggggtatcgcttatgggatcccacagcccgcaaggtggtaatcagtagggatgttgtattttttgaaaacaagatacaagcaaaagaaggtagcactttaaaagaaaaatcagagactcctacagttgaagttgaagaaatagaagaagttctagtttcttctgaagcagcactagagcacgaagaacaagagcaaacTGAGAtcaaaactccacaagttcgacggtcaactagggagagaagagaatcaGCTtgacactcagattattctatggagagcaaTGTTGTATATTGTCTATTAACAGAGGATGGAGATCCTtaaacttttcacgaggctatgaaaggccaagaatcatctctgtggatggCATCAAtgcaagaaaaaattgaagctcttcataaaaataaaacata
This sequence is a window from Solanum dulcamara chromosome 10, daSolDulc1.2, whole genome shotgun sequence. Protein-coding genes within it:
- the LOC129870186 gene encoding 14-3-3 protein 5 — protein: MASPREENVYMAKLAEQAERYEEMVEFMEKVVAALDGEELTVEERNLLSVAYKNVIGARRASWRIISSIEQKEESRGNEDHVASIKKYRSQIENELTSICNGILKLLDSKLIGSAATGDSKVFYLKMKGDYYRYLAEFKTGTERKEAAENTLAAYKSAQDIANGELAPTHPIRLGLALNFSVFYYEILNSPDRACNLAKQAFDEAIAELDTLGEESYKDSTLIMQLLRDNLTLWTSDMQDDGTDEIKEPSKADNEQ